The region CACCCAAGAATATGTTTCAGCGCCGAACCGGGCGCTTCTGCAGTTTGCGCTGCAAGGTACGACGATGCATACCCAGGGCACGTGCCGTGGCAGAGATATTACCTTCGTGCTCGGTCAACACGCGCTGAATATGTTCCCACTGCAGACGGTCTACCGACATCGGGTTTTCCGGTACCAGGCTGTCAAGATCTGCGTGGGTGGACAACAAGGCCGCCAGTACATCGTCGGCATCGGCCGGTTTGCACAGGTAGTTGCAGGCGCCGCGCTTGATGGCTTCCACCGCCGTAGCGATACTCGAGTAACCGGTGAGGATCACCACGCGCATTTCCGGATCGAGTTCAAGCAGCTTGGGCAACAACACCAGGCCCGAGTCGCCATCCATCTTCAAATCCAGGGCGGCGTAGTCCGGTACATCCTGCTGGGCAAGCAACAACCCCTCTTCAGCGGAACCCGCCGTGCTCACGCGAAAACCTCGGCGACTCATGGCCCGCGCCATGACTCGAGTAAAGGTGGCGTCGTCGTCTACCAGCAACAAGTGCGGGAGCTCTTCGCCTTCAACCTGGATTTCATCACTCATCACACATCTCCTCGCGCGTCACGCGGCAGGCGTAGCTCAGTGAGCGTACCGCCCTCTTCATGACTATAGAGTTTTACCGAGCCGCCAGCACGGGTAACGCTGGCCTTGCTCAAGAACAGGCCTAGGCCGAAACCCTTGCCCTTGGTAGTAAAGAAAGGTTTTCCGATCGATTCGGCTATGGCAGCCGGCACGCCCGGGCCATGATCGCGGATGCTGATCAGTACATCCTGGGCGTCCCAATCCAGGCGCACTTCGAGGTCATCCGGACAGGCATCGGCTGCATTGTTCAACAGGTTCAGTAGCGCCTGAGTAAGGTCCGGCGGTGGCGCCAGTTGCGGTACGCTGCCTTGCCCCAGGCGCTGAAAGCGATAGCTGGCCTCGGGACGCATCAAGTGCCAGCGATTGAGTGCCTCATCCAGCCAGGCAGTAACATCTTGAAGCTCCACCGCCATACGCCGGTTGGCTTCTGCAGCGCGCACAAGATTCTGCAGGGTTTCCTTGCACAACTTGACCTGATCCTGCAGCACCGCCAGGTCTTCCTGCAGCAATGGATCGTGGTGGTCCTGGCGCATTTCCTTGATCAGGACGCTCATGGTCGCCAGCGGCGTGCCCAACTCATGGGCAGCACCGGCGGCCTGAGTGGCGACAGCCAGCAACTGTTCGTCGCGCAGCCCTTCTTCGCGCCGCTCTGCACGCAACTGTTCCTGGCGACGTAACTCTTCAGCCATCTTCGCCGCAAAGAATGTGATCACCGCAGCAGCCAGGGCAATACTCAACCACATGCCGTAGACCTGCATTTTCTCCCGCGCCATAGGGAAGGTTTCCAGCGGGTAAAACTGCACCAGCAACAAACTGTAGGCCGCCAGGGCGATGCCCGAGAGCACCAATGAGTA is a window of Pseudomonas sp. DG56-2 DNA encoding:
- a CDS encoding response regulator transcription factor, producing MSDEIQVEGEELPHLLLVDDDATFTRVMARAMSRRGFRVSTAGSAEEGLLLAQQDVPDYAALDLKMDGDSGLVLLPKLLELDPEMRVVILTGYSSIATAVEAIKRGACNYLCKPADADDVLAALLSTHADLDSLVPENPMSVDRLQWEHIQRVLTEHEGNISATARALGMHRRTLQRKLQKRPVRR
- a CDS encoding ATP-binding protein, which translates into the protein MLAPVQMLSATRQNLWRLTFIRILVLAAQAGSVGVAYWTDLLPLPWLSLVITLGLSSLLCAFTALRLRLSLPVTELEYAFQLACDLLIHSALLYYSGGSTNPFVSYYLVPLAIAAVTLPWVYSLVLSGIALAAYSLLLVQFYPLETFPMAREKMQVYGMWLSIALAAAVITFFAAKMAEELRRQEQLRAERREEGLRDEQLLAVATQAAGAAHELGTPLATMSVLIKEMRQDHHDPLLQEDLAVLQDQVKLCKETLQNLVRAAEANRRMAVELQDVTAWLDEALNRWHLMRPEASYRFQRLGQGSVPQLAPPPDLTQALLNLLNNAADACPDDLEVRLDWDAQDVLISIRDHGPGVPAAIAESIGKPFFTTKGKGFGLGLFLSKASVTRAGGSVKLYSHEEGGTLTELRLPRDARGDV